A genome region from Panicum virgatum strain AP13 chromosome 4K, P.virgatum_v5, whole genome shotgun sequence includes the following:
- the LOC120703082 gene encoding aquaporin NIP2-2-like: MAAASTPSRANSRVNYSNEIHDLSTVQSGGSAVPTMYYPEKSLADIFPPHLLKKVISEVVATFLLVFVTCGAASIYGEDLKRISQLGQSVAGGLIVTVMIYATGHISGAHMNPAVTLSFACFRHFPWIQVPFYWAAQFTGAMCAAFVLKAVLHPIAVIGTTTPTGPHWHALVIEIVVTFNMMFVTCAVATDSRAVGELAGLAVGSAVCITSIFAGPVSGGSMNPARTLAPAVASNVYTGLWIYFLGPVIGTLSGAWVYTYIRFEEAPAKDGPQRLSSFKLRRMQSQSLAADEFDTV, translated from the exons atggccgccgcctccaccccgtcgagggccAACTCGCGGGTGAACTACTCGAACGAGATCCACGACCTCTCCACCGTGCAGAGCGGCGGCTCCGCCGTCCCCACCATGTACTACCCGGAGAAGTCCCTCGCCGACATCTTCCCGCCCCACCTCCTCAAGAAG GTGATCTCGGAGGTGGTGGCGACGTTCCTGCTGGTGTTCGTGACCTGCGGCGCGGCGTCCATCTACGGCGAGGACCTCAAGCGCATCTCGCAGCTGGGGcagtcggtggccggcgggctcATCGTCACCGTCATGATCTACGCCACCGGCCACATCTCCGGCGCCCACATGAACCCCGCCGTCACGCTCTCCTTCGCCTGCTTCCGGCATTTCCCCTGGATTCag GTGCCGTTCTACTGGGCGGCGCAGTTCACGGGGGCGATGTGCGCGGCGTTCGTGCTCAAGGCGGTGCTCCACCCCATCGCCGTGATCGGCACCACCACGCCGACGGGGCCGCACTGGCACGCGCTCGTCATCGAGATCGTCGTCACCTTCAACATGATGTTCGTCacctgcgccgtcgccaccgaCTCCAGGGCG GTGGGTGAGTTGGCCGGATTAGCAGTCGGTTCCGCGGTTTGCATTACGTCAATCTTCGCAGG GCCTGTGTCCGGCGGATCGATGAACCCGGCGAGGAcgctggcgccggcggtggccagcaACGTCTACACGGGCCTCTGGATCTACTTCCTCGGCCCCGTCATCGGCACTCTTTCCGGCGCCTGGGTCTACACCTACATCCGCTTCGAGGAGGCCCCCGCCAAGGACGGGCCCCAGCGCCTCTCCTCCTTCAAGCTCCGCCGCATGCAGAGCCagtccctcgccgccgacgagttCGACACCGTCTAA